The sequence CCTAAAAAGCCAACTCTAAAGCCAAATCCAAGCGCGACCGAGGTCTCTGGCTCGTAGCTTATGGAGCTGTCATTTAGCTTTAGCTTATCCAGCGCGTCACGCAGATCTTCAAATTTATCAGTTTCAATAGGATAAAGCCCTGCAAAAACAAACGGCTTAGCCCTCTCAAAGCCACCAACTGGCTCTTTTAGAGGATTTCTTGACTGCGTTATCGTATCTCCAACTTGCACGTCGCTAACATTTTTAAGTCCTAAAACCACGATACCGACTTCGCCAGCGCTAAGAGTTTTGGTCTTGATCGGCGCGATAGGATTTGGATACATGAGGTCAAGCACTATGTGTTTTTTACCTGTACCCATGACCAAAATTTCATCATTTTTTGAAATTTCACCATCATAAACACGCACAAGTGCAAGTGCTCCAAGGTAGTTGTCAAACCAGCTATCGTAAATGAGTGCCTTTGTGGACTTGTTTGCATCACCATTTGGTGCTGAAATTCTTGTGATGATCGCTTCAAGCAGCTCTTTTATGCCAACACCTGTTTTTGCGCTAACCTCGATCGCTCCAGAGCAGTCAAGTCCTATAATATGCTCGATCTCGTCCTTTACTCTAGCAGGATCAGCCGCTGGTAGGTCGATCTTGTTGATGACTGGGATGATCTCTAGGTTGTTTTCAAGTGCGATATAGACGTTTGCGATGGTTTGCGCCTCCACGCCCTGACTAGCATCCACCACAAGCAGCGCACCCTCGCAGCTGGCTAAAGATCGGCTCACCTCGTAGCTAAAGTCGACGTGGCCCGGAGTGTCTATCAAATTTAGAACAAAATTTTGCCCATTTAGTGCGTAGTTTAAACGAACAGATTGGGCTTTGATCGTGATGCCGCGCTCTTTTTCGATATCCATCGTATCCATGATCTGGCTGCTCATCTCACGGTCACTGACGGCGCCACACTCCTGAATAAGGCGATCAGCAAGCGTACTTTTGCCATGGTCGATATGAGCGATAATGCTAAAGTTTCTAATGTTTTTCATATAAGTTTTACTTTTTACTAAATTTTGGGCTTTATTTTGCCTAAAGTTGATTTAAACACTAATAAATGTATTTCTATCATTTCCATACATTTTTCGCTAAAATGCCGTCTAAAACTTTCAAAAAGAGGGCTTATGTCAAAGTGGCAGTATGAAAACGATATAGATGACTATATAAAGGCTATTTTTAAAAATTTAGGACTTAAAAAATCGTGTGATTTTAATGAAAAGCAAGCGATGACACCCTATTTAAAAGAAGCATTAAAAGGTTCAGCTAAAACCAAAGCTAAAGAAAATTTTGGGGTTCCAGATTTTAGCTTAGAAATTTATGACATTCCCATAATTATAGAAAATAAATTCGGTTTGAAAAAATTAATCGCTAAAGACAAAGATAAAAACGAGATGAAATTTGACGACAATTCCATATCAGGCTATGCTGTAAATGGCGCACTTCATTATGCTCGTTCAATAATCGCAAGTGGCAAATATCACGAAGCCGTCGCAATCGGTATTGCTGGCGATAGTGAAGAAAACCTACAAATTTGCGTATATTTTGTTTGGGGCAGTAGTGAATTGACATTTAAATTTATGGATAATTATAAAACTTTAAATTTCCTCGAAAATAAAAATAGTTTTGAAAATTTTTACAAAGATGCAAAATTAACTGATGAAGATAAACACAGATTTTTAATTACATCACGCGAAATTCTTAAAATTTATGCCAAAAAACTAAATAAGCTAATGCATAATCACAATATCACCGCTCCACAACGAGTCCTTTACGTCTCTGGGATGCTGCTTTCAATGCAAGACATAAAAGAGAACTACGGACTAACACCTGATGATTTGAAAGGTTCTCAGTTGGATAATGAGCGAGACGGTATTCGTATAACTAGTCGCATAAGCTCATTTTTAAAAAATAGAAAAATTCCGTCCGAAAAGCTAAATTTAATGCTAGCTTCCTTTAATGAAATTTCAAAAAATTCACAACGAGACGAGATAGATGAAACTAAACCAAACGACAAAGAAGTTGCACATTTATTAAAAGAAAAATCAAGCACTACCAAGCAAATTTTCACGTTTCTATATAGAAATATTTTTCAAAAGATAGATGGCTCAGGCGGTGAAAGCTTTGGGCATATCGACGTAATGGGTGAGATGTATAGCGAGTTTTTAAAATATGCTTTAGGTGATGGCAAAGAGCTTGGTATTGTGCTTACTCCACCTTATATAACTAAAATGATGGCTGAAATTCTAGATATAAACAAAGATAACCGCGTTATGGATTTAGCCACTGGAAGCGCTGGCTTTCTCATCTCTGCGATGCAAATAATGATAGAAAACGCTAATGAAAATTACGCTAAAGGAAGTAGTGAAGCTCTAAAAAAGATAGATGAGATCAAAAAAAATCAGCTTCTAGGCGTGGAGCTAAATGCCGAAATGTATACTCTTGCGGCTACTAATATGATATTGCGTGGTGACGGTTCAGCTCGAATAGAACACGGCAGTGCATTTAATCGCCCAGATGAGCTTTACTCAAATTTTAAAGCCGATAGAATTTTGCTAAATCCACCATTTACATTTGATGAAAATGGTATGCCATTTATTGCTTATGGGCTTGATAGGATGGCAAAAGGCGGGCTTGGCGCCATAATCATCCAAGATAGTGCAGGTAGCGGCAAAGCTGTGAAATCAAATCAACAAATTTTAAAATCCCACACTTTACTAGCAAGTATAAAAATGCCAGTCGATCTTTTTGTGCCAGTCGCGGGAGTTCAAACGAGTATTTATATTTTTAAAGCACACGAACCACACGACTTCGAACGCTCTGTTAAATTTATAGACTTTAGAAATGACGGTTATAAAAGAACTTCTCGCTCATTACAGGAGCTAGACGAACCTACGCAAAGATACGCTGATATAGTTAAAATTTATAAAGCTGGCAGAGCCGCAAAAGTAGATCCAAGGCTTTGGAAATTAGACGAAATTTTTGTCGAGGATTTGATAACAAAAAGTGGCTCTGATTGGAATTTTGATCAGCATAAGAAGATCGATGCGATGCCGACGCTAGCTGATTTTAAAAAGAGCGTAAGCGACTATCTAAGCTGGGAAGTGTCGCAAATTTTAAAAAAGGATAATCCCAGTAGAAGCAGTATTGTAAGTCAACGAATTGCAAATTTAGAACGAGAATTTAAAGCAAATGGCGGGAAATTTGAGGAATTTAGGCTTGATAAATTATTTAATGTGAAGTCAAATCCACAACTAAATAAAGATAGTTTTAATTTTTCCGAGAATGGAGTTTATCCATATTTCACAAGAACAGTTTTAAATAATGGTATTGCAGGCTATGTCGATTATTTGGATGAGGAGCATAAAATATCAGGCAATTCACTGGCGGTTGGAATGCTTGGAATGCAGTTTTTTTATATGGAAAAGGATTTTTACGCAGGGCAGTTTACTAAAACTATTTATCCAAAATTTAATTATTTTAATAGCAAGGTGGCTCAATATTTTATAGTTCTTTTAAATAAAAATCAAAAAATTTATCAAGGCAGTTTAGTTAGAGATTTTGAAAGACTTTTCTATAATACAAAAATCCTCTTGCCGACGCTAGGCGGCGAGATAAATTTTTCCTTTATGGAAAAATTTATCGAAGAACTCGAGCGCGAACGCGTCGAAGAACTCGACGCGTATCTCGCGGTAACTGGACTTAAAAATTACAAGCTAACTGATGTCGAAAAATCTACACTCGTTAAATTTGATAAATTTAATAAACGGGGGGGGTAGCGAAGGAATTTAAAATCGGCGATTTGTTTAAAATTCAAACTCCAAAACGTAAATTTGACGCAAATAAAATTCAGTTTGGCGGACAATATCCTTATGTAGCTCGCGGAGATAAAAATAATGGAATTCGCGGATATATAGATGAAGATATACAATATTTAAATGATAAAAATACGATCAGCTTTGGTCAAGATACAGCTACAATGTTTTTTCAAAAGGACAAATATTTTACCGGTGATAAGATTAAAATTTTTATACCCATAAATTTTAACTTGAATAGCAATATAGCAAATTATATTATTACTTCAATGCGATGTGGATTTTCAAATTTTACATGGGGTAGCAGCTCTTATAATGTAGAAATTTTAAAAAATGTAAAAATTATTTTACCAACAAACGAAAACGGCGAAATCGACTACGAATTTATGGAAAATTTCATAAAAGCCATTGAAAAACTAGCCATAAAAGACGTCGTGCTTTGGGCTGACAAAAAGATAGAAACAACCAAAAAAATTATCAATAAAGCTTAGATTAGTGATGATGCCCGCAGTGATCATCTTCATCATTTAGCTCGCAGATGAGATCGTCTTTGTGTCCAAGGTTCTCACTTTCAAACTGAAGCGTGACATGGCCGATGCCTACGTGAAATAGCTCGTGCTCGATCTGCTTTATCATCTTTGAAATTTCAGCCGCCTTTAGTTCATCATCCACGACTATATGAGCGATCAGTGCGTTTGTGCCAGCATTTATTGCCCAGATATGCAAGTCGTGCACAAACCTAACACCATCTACACTCTTAATGACGCCTAAAATTTCATCCGTATCAAGCTTAAGTGGCACCGCTTCGATCAGGATATTAAAGCTATCTTTTAGCAAGCTAGCGCCACTTTTTATGATGAGCATCGAGACAAAGATACTTGCGATGCTATCGGCCTGCGTGAAGTTAAATTTCATCACAAGAAGCGCTGCAACGATGGCGCCAACTGAGCCAAGCATGTCGCCAAGCACGTGCAAATAAGCGCCTTTCATATTTAAGTTTTCTTTTGTATCAGCGCTTTTATGCATATAAACAGCTACGACTAAATTTACCACAAGTCCCAAAATACTAACAAGAAGCATCGTCTCAGCCTCTATCTGTGGCTCGTTAAAAAGCCTAATGATCGCTTCGACTATGACAAAAACAGCAAGCACGATAAGAGCTATGGCGTTTATAAAAGCTGCGATGATCTCGACCCTTTTGTAGCCAAAGGTCTTTTGTAAATTTGCCCTTTTTTCTGCGATCTTAAAAGCAACCAGCGACAAAAAAAGAGCTGCGGCGTCTGAGAGCATGTGAAATGCGTCGCTAATAAGCGCAAGCGAGTTTGAAACGAAGCCAAAAACGGCCTCAACTATCATAAACGTGAAAATTAGAAAAAATGAATTTCTTAAAACAGTTTTATTGCTAGTATGAATGTGCATACCGCCATGCTCGACGTGAGAGTGATGAGAGTGGGTCTCTTGCATCTAAAATGATCACCTTTTACTGATAAATTTAAGCATCCATAGCAAGCTCTGGCGCTACCTGACTAGAGGCTAAGCAAGCTAAAAACTGTATAAATATGCCCTGCATCTGCTTTAGTGCCGCTTAAAGATTGAATTTTAAAAATAATAAAAATTTTGTTGTAACTCTTGACATTACAACTAAAAATTATTATACTTCGTTCATCGGTTGTAAATAAAAATATTACAACACAAAGACAAGGAGAACAAAATGAAAAATTATCAAGTTGCGAAGATTGCAAACGAGCCAAGAGTTGAACTAAAAGAGGCTTTAAATTTAACTGGCTGTGAGGTATCTATAAACGAGCTTCCGGCAAATGTGAGCGTGCCATTTGTCCATGTACATAAGCAAAACGAGGAGCTTTACATCATCTTAGAGGGCGATGGCGAGCTTTTCATTGACGGTGAAGTGCTAAAAGTAAGCAAAGGAGACGCGGTGCGCATAGATCCAGAGGGCAAAAGGTGCTTTAAAGCTGGCAAAAACGGCATCAAAATGATCTGCATCCA comes from Campylobacter concisus and encodes:
- a CDS encoding cupin domain-containing protein, which produces MKNYQVAKIANEPRVELKEALNLTGCEVSINELPANVSVPFVHVHKQNEELYIILEGDGELFIDGEVLKVSKGDAVRIDPEGKRCFKAGKNGIKMICIQTKRGSLEQYTMSDGVIVDDVKPSWL
- a CDS encoding N-6 DNA methylase, yielding MSKWQYENDIDDYIKAIFKNLGLKKSCDFNEKQAMTPYLKEALKGSAKTKAKENFGVPDFSLEIYDIPIIIENKFGLKKLIAKDKDKNEMKFDDNSISGYAVNGALHYARSIIASGKYHEAVAIGIAGDSEENLQICVYFVWGSSELTFKFMDNYKTLNFLENKNSFENFYKDAKLTDEDKHRFLITSREILKIYAKKLNKLMHNHNITAPQRVLYVSGMLLSMQDIKENYGLTPDDLKGSQLDNERDGIRITSRISSFLKNRKIPSEKLNLMLASFNEISKNSQRDEIDETKPNDKEVAHLLKEKSSTTKQIFTFLYRNIFQKIDGSGGESFGHIDVMGEMYSEFLKYALGDGKELGIVLTPPYITKMMAEILDINKDNRVMDLATGSAGFLISAMQIMIENANENYAKGSSEALKKIDEIKKNQLLGVELNAEMYTLAATNMILRGDGSARIEHGSAFNRPDELYSNFKADRILLNPPFTFDENGMPFIAYGLDRMAKGGLGAIIIQDSAGSGKAVKSNQQILKSHTLLASIKMPVDLFVPVAGVQTSIYIFKAHEPHDFERSVKFIDFRNDGYKRTSRSLQELDEPTQRYADIVKIYKAGRAAKVDPRLWKLDEIFVEDLITKSGSDWNFDQHKKIDAMPTLADFKKSVSDYLSWEVSQILKKDNPSRSSIVSQRIANLEREFKANGGKFEEFRLDKLFNVKSNPQLNKDSFNFSENGVYPYFTRTVLNNGIAGYVDYLDEEHKISGNSLAVGMLGMQFFYMEKDFYAGQFTKTIYPKFNYFNSKVAQYFIVLLNKNQKIYQGSLVRDFERLFYNTKILLPTLGGEINFSFMEKFIEELERERVEELDAYLAVTGLKNYKLTDVEKSTLVKFDKFNKRGG
- a CDS encoding restriction endonuclease subunit S, which gives rise to MFKIQTPKRKFDANKIQFGGQYPYVARGDKNNGIRGYIDEDIQYLNDKNTISFGQDTATMFFQKDKYFTGDKIKIFIPINFNLNSNIANYIITSMRCGFSNFTWGSSSYNVEILKNVKIILPTNENGEIDYEFMENFIKAIEKLAIKDVVLWADKKIETTKKIINKA
- a CDS encoding cation diffusion facilitator family transporter produces the protein MQETHSHHSHVEHGGMHIHTSNKTVLRNSFFLIFTFMIVEAVFGFVSNSLALISDAFHMLSDAAALFLSLVAFKIAEKRANLQKTFGYKRVEIIAAFINAIALIVLAVFVIVEAIIRLFNEPQIEAETMLLVSILGLVVNLVVAVYMHKSADTKENLNMKGAYLHVLGDMLGSVGAIVAALLVMKFNFTQADSIASIFVSMLIIKSGASLLKDSFNILIEAVPLKLDTDEILGVIKSVDGVRFVHDLHIWAINAGTNALIAHIVVDDELKAAEISKMIKQIEHELFHVGIGHVTLQFESENLGHKDDLICELNDEDDHCGHHH
- the lepA gene encoding translation elongation factor 4, whose amino-acid sequence is MKNIRNFSIIAHIDHGKSTLADRLIQECGAVSDREMSSQIMDTMDIEKERGITIKAQSVRLNYALNGQNFVLNLIDTPGHVDFSYEVSRSLASCEGALLVVDASQGVEAQTIANVYIALENNLEIIPVINKIDLPAADPARVKDEIEHIIGLDCSGAIEVSAKTGVGIKELLEAIITRISAPNGDANKSTKALIYDSWFDNYLGALALVRVYDGEISKNDEILVMGTGKKHIVLDLMYPNPIAPIKTKTLSAGEVGIVVLGLKNVSDVQVGDTITQSRNPLKEPVGGFERAKPFVFAGLYPIETDKFEDLRDALDKLKLNDSSISYEPETSVALGFGFRVGFLGLLHMEVVKERLEREFDLDLIATAPTVTYEVIQTDGLNLKIQNPSQLPPVNKIDSILEPYVKATIITPSEFLGNIITLLNNRRGIQTKMDYITTDRVLLEYDIPMNEIVMDFYDKLKSSTKGYASFDYEPSDYRVGDLVKLDVKVAGETVDALSIIVPESKAQTKGRDFVKAMKEIVPRQLFEVAIQASIGNKIIARETVKSMGKNVTAKCYGGDITRKRKLLEKQKEGKKRMKAIGKVNLPQEAFLSVLKID